GCATCGGCCGGCAGGCGGTGAGGGCGCGTTCCTCGCCGGAGATGAAGAGCGGCGTATCGGGCCGGCCGATCTGGCCGGGCGTGGCGAGCAGGGCGCCGTCCAGGTAGGCCACACCGCTCAGGGCGGCCCAGTCTTCGCGCGCGTCCTGCGGGGTGCCGGTGCTCAGTTGCACCAGCACCTTGCCGCGCAGCGCATCGGCCACGCCGGGCGCGGCGAGGATCGCGCGCGACGCCGTGTAGTCGGCCACGCAGACCAGCACGACGGGGCTGGCCTGCACTGCGGCGAGCGCGGTCGGCGCGAGCACCGTGCCCTGGTTCAGCAGGGGCGTCGCGCGCTCGGCGGTGCGGTTCCATACCGTCAGCGTGAATTTCGATTGAAGGGCGCGCGCAAGGGCCATGCCCATGGGGCCGAGGCCGATGAGGGAAACGTCTGTCATGTCGTGTGTTCCTTGGGTGTTGATTTCAGTCCGCAGCCGGCGTGAGGTTCTGCCCCAGCCCGCCATCGACGGTGAGCCGCGCCCCGGTCGTGAAGGTGGCCTCGAATGCGAAGAAAAGTACGGCGCGCGCCACCTCGGCGGCGGTGCCGTGTCGGCGCATCGGCGTGATCTGGTCACCGATGCGGATGAACTCCGCGCGCTCTTCGGCCGTCGCGTCGGCGATGCCGAGCGTGGGCGTGTCGATGAAGCCGGGGCTCACCACGTTGACGCGGATGCCGCGCGTCACCAGTTCGGCCGCGAAGCCCGAGGCGAACGAGCGCAACGCGGCCTTGGTGCCGCTGTAGACGCTCATGCTGTGCATGCCGCCCTCGTCGGCGATGGACGAGGTGAAGACGATCGCGCTGCCCGGCGGCATCAGCGGCGCGAGGCGCTGCACGGTGAAGAACGGGCCCTTGGTGTTGATGGCGAAGGCGCGGTCGTAGCCCGCTTCGGTCACCTGCTCGAACGGTTCCAGCGTCGCGATGCCCGCGTTGATGTGCAGCAGGTCGATGTGGCTGAAGCGCTCGTGCACCGTCGCGGCGAGGGTGTCGATGTCGGCGAGCGAGGCTGTGTCAGATGCCAGCACATGCGCGCCCGGGCCGAGCGTACGGCGTGCCGCTTCGAGGTTCTCCGGATTGCGCCCGGTCACCAGCACCTCGGCGCCGCCTTCGAGCAGCGCCTGCGCCGTCGCCAGGCCCATGCCGATGGTGCCGCCGGTGATGACGGCCTTCTTGCCCGCATAGGGTTTGTTCATGATTCGCATGCCTTGAAACGAGTGGAGTTCATGGCTGCGAATGATCGGGATTGCCGGGCGAACGGTCGCGCACATTCGGCCGTGCCCGAGCACAAACGGACGATGGCATGCGGCGCTGTCGCGGCAGATAATCTTCCCGATGAGCTACACCGACCTGGCACTGACGGCCGACAGCTTCGTGATGCCCGTCCCCTCCGGCCTGCGCGTCGACATGCGCCAGACGCCGGCCGGCGTGGTCGGCTACGAGGCATTGCCCGACCACCGCATCAAGCTCCACGCAGGCGCACCGGTGCCGGGCGCCTGCCGGCTGCACAAGTTCCTCTACACGCGCGGTGATCTCGACATCGTGCCGGCCGGCGCGACCGACGTCTGGCACGAGGAGGCGCCCAGCACATCGATCGTGGTGCGCATGGCGCCCTCGCTGCTGCAGCGCACCGCCGACGAGATGGGCCTTCCGGCCGAGCGCGCGCGGCTCGGCGAGCGGCACCAGTTCCGCGATGCGCAGATCGAGCACATCGCCCTCGCGCTCGATGCCGAGCGGCGCGCCGGCTTTCCGAACGGCACGCTTTACACCGACAGCCTGGGCACCGCGCTGGCGGTGCACCTGATCGCCGGGCAGAAGATCGAGACGGCGTCCGTGCAAGGGCTGTCGAGGCTGCAGCTGCGGCGTGTGACGGAATACATCGAGGCGAATCTCGATGGCGATCTGTCGCTGTCTGCGCTGGCGGACATCGCGGGCCTGAGCGCCTCGCACCTGAAGACGCAGTTCAAGCGCTCCACCGGCTTGCCGGTGCATGAGTACGTGGTGCACCGGCGCGTGGACCGCGCGCGCGGCCTGCTGCTACGAAGCGAAATGCCGGCGAGCCTTGTGGCGCTGGAGAGTGGTTTCTCGCACCAGAGCCACATGGCGCGCTGCATGCGCCGCGTGCTTGGCGTGACGCCGGGCGAGGTGCGGCGCGCGGGCTAGTTCTGCCTAGCGGGCTTCGTCGTCGAAGCCGCTGAACTCGATGTCGGGTGCGCTCGTGTTGTGCTTGGAGGGCAGGCTGCGGCCGAAGCGCACCTGCGTGGCGTTCAGCGATTTCACCTCGGGCAGCGGCCTGGCCTGCGATGCGGCATTCGGCGATTCCTGCCAGCGCACTTCGCTCATGTCCGCGTTGTCGGGCGTGACGTACATCGAGCGAAGCACGGCGAAGGGTTGTGCGCTGGCGGTGGGTTTAGACAGCGTCACGTCCAGCGCCGTGCGCTTGCGGCTGATCTCGTCCACGCGTGCCACCGCACTGCCACCGTTCGTGAAGCGCAGATGGATCGCCAGCGGCTTCGTCACCACGCGGATCGACGCGATGTTCACCACCGGCCGCCCGGCCTGCTCGACCGGGCCGAGCAGGAACGACGAGCCGTACACGCCATCGCCGAAGCGCGCTTCGGGCAGCGGCTTCAGGCGCCAGTAGCCGTCGGAGGGGTACAGCACGATCGCCTCGAGCGCCTTGCCGTTCTCCTTCTTGAACACCTGCAGCAGATGAAAGCCGCGATCGCTGCGCGCACCCACCTGCACCGGCACGCGCTGCGGCCGCCAGAAGGTGGGCAGCGTCATGCCGACGACCCGCCACTCGGCGTTGTCCAGCAGCACCACGGTGCGCTGCTTGAAGCGGTGTGCCGGGTCGGTGGGGTGCGCGCCGCCGTCGAAATTGCAGCCCGAGAAGTCGGGCGCGGTGACGTCGTTGCCGATCTTGTCGAGGTAGCCGGGCTGCAGCGCCTCGATGCGCATGTGGCGGATGCCGTCGCCGCGCAGCACCATGGAGACGTTATCTTCCTCGGCGCAGGCGGTGGGGGTGGTGCCGTTCTCGACAGTGGCGGCGACGGGGGCCGCAAGCGCCGGGCCGGCAGAGAGCAGCGCGGCGAGGAAGAGGGGCAGGAGGGAGGCGGTGCGCGGGGCGGGGTGCAGGGGCATCAGGTCTCCGTGAGGAACGGCGGCTTGCTTATTCGCGCCGCCCGATCAGGTCTGTGAAAAGCCGATGTTCGCATTCCGGGTCGGAACACTTCTCGCAAGGCCATGTCCACGCGGCGGGCTTTGCGTCGGCCTTGCCGCGCGCGCGTGCACGGGTTTCGCGGTCTTCGCCGCTGGCGATCGAGTTGATCGCGT
This region of Variovorax sp. RKNM96 genomic DNA includes:
- a CDS encoding NAD(P)-binding domain-containing protein, which gives rise to MTDVSLIGLGPMGMALARALQSKFTLTVWNRTAERATPLLNQGTVLAPTALAAVQASPVVLVCVADYTASRAILAAPGVADALRGKVLVQLSTGTPQDAREDWAALSGVAYLDGALLATPGQIGRPDTPLFISGEERALTACRPMLEAIAGNIQYMGEPIGNAAAWDLATLSCMFGAMSGFFHGVRICEAEGLGVDAFSQMIGAISPVLGEMISAEGQAIHANRYGEPESSMATCAGSGRLFVKQAREAGLDASFPDFLMGLFDRSLEAGFANERLAAMVKVMR
- a CDS encoding AraC family transcriptional regulator yields the protein MSYTDLALTADSFVMPVPSGLRVDMRQTPAGVVGYEALPDHRIKLHAGAPVPGACRLHKFLYTRGDLDIVPAGATDVWHEEAPSTSIVVRMAPSLLQRTADEMGLPAERARLGERHQFRDAQIEHIALALDAERRAGFPNGTLYTDSLGTALAVHLIAGQKIETASVQGLSRLQLRRVTEYIEANLDGDLSLSALADIAGLSASHLKTQFKRSTGLPVHEYVVHRRVDRARGLLLRSEMPASLVALESGFSHQSHMARCMRRVLGVTPGEVRRAG
- a CDS encoding SDR family oxidoreductase is translated as MNKPYAGKKAVITGGTIGMGLATAQALLEGGAEVLVTGRNPENLEAARRTLGPGAHVLASDTASLADIDTLAATVHERFSHIDLLHINAGIATLEPFEQVTEAGYDRAFAINTKGPFFTVQRLAPLMPPGSAIVFTSSIADEGGMHSMSVYSGTKAALRSFASGFAAELVTRGIRVNVVSPGFIDTPTLGIADATAEERAEFIRIGDQITPMRRHGTAAEVARAVLFFAFEATFTTGARLTVDGGLGQNLTPAAD